Proteins co-encoded in one Xiphophorus couchianus chromosome 3, X_couchianus-1.0, whole genome shotgun sequence genomic window:
- the notchl gene encoding neurogenic locus notch homolog protein 1 isoform X3: protein MNMLSLRMFVLLGLSCTSQAGSSDPWDQCRENNCKEKFGDGTCNRECMESRCLRDGFDCLKNRGHCNPGHTQYCRAYYASNRCDQGCNNAACGWDGSDCFREQSPLWAKGTLLLHTKIPKQNLSLAVTPLLWTLSVILQSPLKLRGNISLAASLNLFDIYPQKFADMLAHSSPTDSNGSLLFLQVDNRPCSRSPSTCFPYATEAGSFLRAMIMTKPSTFPMLQELQVIISIRGVQEEIGTREEQVEVEEQTPAWIWAVAAIAVGLLILIPLVVFLVMRKMRLQRSENNGSVRVRHRSKVANDDDSSKSKAWMQHTPHQEQRVRYSREKDKISLRKKKKYKEAEKKRRREPLGEDAIRMRPMKRDQEPGSDTDFTQSSMEDINIMCSRRLEDPSICDHRTADQRHFRPGAAQTRRPIQPPPRGWERNAMPPPLLSPPQQSAEWCGPDGSVVLIRAVRSGLDRVVLELLQAGVPVNNTDHTGRSALHWACSVNHLSLARTLIRYGAAVDLQDNKGETALFLSSLHGCYDTSRLLLLHGANLELHDRRGRRPIDVAREAMHHQVLELLLAHQIQRGPVPVNTASDVMWEERALMYSPWVSSQGLPGRSASFSGMIAHRDMTSPPQNDWSMGRMQYPPPQNWRPQLNQSATALVPPRVMGRSPRPISTLQEVTSEDEDRDRHHENPRATTPHFLSPQPAPRQRSFSCTQHALQRRSSALQPEPNYLIVTDRTANEPIERVVVSPPPTTAAQPDRQPAMNVENTSRVNQAAVSSVNTEQKPNTNSSTDSTQTVL, encoded by the exons CTGGGTCCAGTGATCCATGGGACCAGTGTCGCGAGAACAATTGCAAGGAGAAGTTCGGAGATGGGACATGTAACCGAGAATGCATGGAGTCACGTTGCCTTCGAGACGGATTTGACTGCCTGAAGAATCGTGGTCACTGCAA TCCGGGACACACTCAGTACTGTCGAGCTTATTATGCCAGCAATCGCTGTGACCAGGGCTGCAACAACGCTGCCTGTGGATGGGATGGAAGTGACTGCTTCAGAGAGCAGAGCCCTCTGTGGGCTAAAGGCACATTGCTTCTTCACACCAAAATCCCAAAACAAAATCTCTCCCTTGCTGTCACTCCTCTACTCTGGACCCTCAGCGTCATCCTGCAGTCACCCCTGAAACTGAGGGGAAACATTTCCCTTGCAGCAAGCTTGAACTTGTTTGATATTTACCCTCAGAAGTTTGCTGACATGCTGGCTCACTCTTCACCAACAGATTCTAATGG TTCCCTCCTGTTCCTACAAGTCGACAACAGGCCTTGCTCCAGGTCACCTTCTACCTGTTTCCCGTACGCTACTGAAGCCGGCAGTTTCCTACGTGCCATGATAATGACAAAGCCTTCAACGTTCCCAATGCTGCAGGAGCTGCAAGTCATTATCAGCATCAGAGGTGTCCAAGAGGAAATAGGAACCAGAGAGGAACAAGTGGAAGTTGAAG AGCAAACCCCTGCCTGGATTTGGGCTGTAGCTGCCATTGCAGTTGGACTTCTGATTTTGATTCCTCTGGTGGTCTTTCTGGTGATGAGGAAGATGAGATTGCAGCGATCAGAGAACAACGGCAGTGTTAGGGTGAGACATCGGTCTAAAGTTGCTAACGATGATGACAGCAGCAAATCCAAGGCCTGGATGCAACACACACCACACCAAGAGCAACGAGTTCGATATAGCAGAGAAAAGGATAAAATTAGCCTtcggaagaaaaagaaatacaaggaagcagagaaaaagaggaggagggaacCGTTAGGGGAGGATGCCATTCGAATGCG GCCTATGAAAAGGGATCAAGAGCCAGGAAGTGACACAGATTTTACCCAAAGCTCAATGGAGGACATCAACATAATGTGCTCCAGGCGACTGGAGGACCCATCCATCTGTGACCACAGGACCGCGGACCAGAGACACTTTCGGCCTGGAGCTGCTCAAACCCGCAGGCCAATACAAC CTCCACCTAGAGGATGGGAAAGGAATGCCATGCCTCCTCCTTTGCTCAGTCCCCCCCAGCAG TCAGCAGAGTGGTGTGGTCCCGATGGGtctgtggttctgatccgaGCTGTGCGCAGTGGGCTGGACAGAGTGGTTCTGGAACTGTTGCAAGCTGGAGTTCCAGTAAACAACACAGATCATACTG GGAGATCAGCCCTACATTGGGCATGCTCAGTAAATCACCTCTCCCTAGCAAGGACCCTCATTCGCTATGGAGCTGCTGTGGACCTTCAAGACAACAAG ggTGAGACAGcgctcttcctctcctccctccatgGCTGTTATGACACTTCCAGGCTTCTCCTGCTTCATGGTGCCAACCTGGAGCTGCATGACCGGAGGGGCCGTCGTCCAATCGATGTGGCCAGAGAGGCCATGCACCATCAGGTCCTGGAGCTCTTGCTGGCTCACCAGATCCAGAGAGGGCCTGTTCCTGTTAACACGGCCAGCGATGTGATGTGGGAGGAGCGTGCTCTAATGTACTCGCCCTGGGTCAGTTCTCAGGGTCTCCCTGGAAGAAGCGCCTCATTCTCTGGGATGATAGCCCATCGAGACATGACCTCACCACCTCAGAA TGATTGGTCAATGGGCCGAATGCAGTACCCACCGCCCCAGAACTGGAGACCCCAGCTCAATCAATCAGCCACGGCACTCGTTCCTCCAAGAGTCATGGGTCGTTCCCCTCGGCCAATCAGTACCTTACAGGAGGTGACATCAGAAGACGAGGATCGTGACAGGCATCACGAAAACCCCCGAGCCACTACACCTCACTTCCTCTCTCCCCAGCCAGCCCCTCGGCAGCGCTCTTTCTCTTGTACCCAGCATGCACTGCAGCGCCGCTCCAGCGCTCTCCAGCCTGAGCCGAATTACCTCATTGTGACAGACAGAACAGCCAATGAGCCCATTGAAAGGGTGGTGGTTTCACCCCCACCGACCACTGCCGCCCAACCAGATCGCCAACCAGCGATGAACGTTGAAAATACCAGCAGAGTGAATCAGGCCGCAGTGAGTTCAGTGAATACTGAGCAGAAACCCAACACAAACAGCTCCACTGACTCCACGCAAACAGTCTTGTAG
- the notchl gene encoding neurogenic locus notch homolog protein 1 isoform X1, with product MNMLSLRMFVLLGLSCTSQVSISAAGSSDPWDQCRENNCKEKFGDGTCNRECMESRCLRDGFDCLKNRGHCNPGHTQYCRAYYASNRCDQGCNNAACGWDGSDCFREQSPLWAKGTLLLHTKIPKQNLSLAVTPLLWTLSVILQSPLKLRGNISLAASLNLFDIYPQKFADMLAHSSPTDSNGSLLFLQVDNRPCSRSPSTCFPYATEAGSFLRAMIMTKPSTFPMLQELQVIISIRGVQEEIGTREEQVEVEEQTPAWIWAVAAIAVGLLILIPLVVFLVMRKMRLQRSENNGSVRVRHRSKVANDDDSSKSKAWMQHTPHQEQRVRYSREKDKISLRKKKKYKEAEKKRRREPLGEDAIRMRPMKRDQEPGSDTDFTQSSMEDINIMCSRRLEDPSICDHRTADQRHFRPGAAQTRRPIQPPPRGWERNAMPPPLLSPPQQSAEWCGPDGSVVLIRAVRSGLDRVVLELLQAGVPVNNTDHTGRSALHWACSVNHLSLARTLIRYGAAVDLQDNKGETALFLSSLHGCYDTSRLLLLHGANLELHDRRGRRPIDVAREAMHHQVLELLLAHQIQRGPVPVNTASDVMWEERALMYSPWVSSQGLPGRSASFSGMIAHRDMTSPPQNDWSMGRMQYPPPQNWRPQLNQSATALVPPRVMGRSPRPISTLQEVTSEDEDRDRHHENPRATTPHFLSPQPAPRQRSFSCTQHALQRRSSALQPEPNYLIVTDRTANEPIERVVVSPPPTTAAQPDRQPAMNVENTSRVNQAAVSSVNTEQKPNTNSSTDSTQTVL from the exons TATCAATTTCAGCAGCTGGGTCCAGTGATCCATGGGACCAGTGTCGCGAGAACAATTGCAAGGAGAAGTTCGGAGATGGGACATGTAACCGAGAATGCATGGAGTCACGTTGCCTTCGAGACGGATTTGACTGCCTGAAGAATCGTGGTCACTGCAA TCCGGGACACACTCAGTACTGTCGAGCTTATTATGCCAGCAATCGCTGTGACCAGGGCTGCAACAACGCTGCCTGTGGATGGGATGGAAGTGACTGCTTCAGAGAGCAGAGCCCTCTGTGGGCTAAAGGCACATTGCTTCTTCACACCAAAATCCCAAAACAAAATCTCTCCCTTGCTGTCACTCCTCTACTCTGGACCCTCAGCGTCATCCTGCAGTCACCCCTGAAACTGAGGGGAAACATTTCCCTTGCAGCAAGCTTGAACTTGTTTGATATTTACCCTCAGAAGTTTGCTGACATGCTGGCTCACTCTTCACCAACAGATTCTAATGG TTCCCTCCTGTTCCTACAAGTCGACAACAGGCCTTGCTCCAGGTCACCTTCTACCTGTTTCCCGTACGCTACTGAAGCCGGCAGTTTCCTACGTGCCATGATAATGACAAAGCCTTCAACGTTCCCAATGCTGCAGGAGCTGCAAGTCATTATCAGCATCAGAGGTGTCCAAGAGGAAATAGGAACCAGAGAGGAACAAGTGGAAGTTGAAG AGCAAACCCCTGCCTGGATTTGGGCTGTAGCTGCCATTGCAGTTGGACTTCTGATTTTGATTCCTCTGGTGGTCTTTCTGGTGATGAGGAAGATGAGATTGCAGCGATCAGAGAACAACGGCAGTGTTAGGGTGAGACATCGGTCTAAAGTTGCTAACGATGATGACAGCAGCAAATCCAAGGCCTGGATGCAACACACACCACACCAAGAGCAACGAGTTCGATATAGCAGAGAAAAGGATAAAATTAGCCTtcggaagaaaaagaaatacaaggaagcagagaaaaagaggaggagggaacCGTTAGGGGAGGATGCCATTCGAATGCG GCCTATGAAAAGGGATCAAGAGCCAGGAAGTGACACAGATTTTACCCAAAGCTCAATGGAGGACATCAACATAATGTGCTCCAGGCGACTGGAGGACCCATCCATCTGTGACCACAGGACCGCGGACCAGAGACACTTTCGGCCTGGAGCTGCTCAAACCCGCAGGCCAATACAAC CTCCACCTAGAGGATGGGAAAGGAATGCCATGCCTCCTCCTTTGCTCAGTCCCCCCCAGCAG TCAGCAGAGTGGTGTGGTCCCGATGGGtctgtggttctgatccgaGCTGTGCGCAGTGGGCTGGACAGAGTGGTTCTGGAACTGTTGCAAGCTGGAGTTCCAGTAAACAACACAGATCATACTG GGAGATCAGCCCTACATTGGGCATGCTCAGTAAATCACCTCTCCCTAGCAAGGACCCTCATTCGCTATGGAGCTGCTGTGGACCTTCAAGACAACAAG ggTGAGACAGcgctcttcctctcctccctccatgGCTGTTATGACACTTCCAGGCTTCTCCTGCTTCATGGTGCCAACCTGGAGCTGCATGACCGGAGGGGCCGTCGTCCAATCGATGTGGCCAGAGAGGCCATGCACCATCAGGTCCTGGAGCTCTTGCTGGCTCACCAGATCCAGAGAGGGCCTGTTCCTGTTAACACGGCCAGCGATGTGATGTGGGAGGAGCGTGCTCTAATGTACTCGCCCTGGGTCAGTTCTCAGGGTCTCCCTGGAAGAAGCGCCTCATTCTCTGGGATGATAGCCCATCGAGACATGACCTCACCACCTCAGAA TGATTGGTCAATGGGCCGAATGCAGTACCCACCGCCCCAGAACTGGAGACCCCAGCTCAATCAATCAGCCACGGCACTCGTTCCTCCAAGAGTCATGGGTCGTTCCCCTCGGCCAATCAGTACCTTACAGGAGGTGACATCAGAAGACGAGGATCGTGACAGGCATCACGAAAACCCCCGAGCCACTACACCTCACTTCCTCTCTCCCCAGCCAGCCCCTCGGCAGCGCTCTTTCTCTTGTACCCAGCATGCACTGCAGCGCCGCTCCAGCGCTCTCCAGCCTGAGCCGAATTACCTCATTGTGACAGACAGAACAGCCAATGAGCCCATTGAAAGGGTGGTGGTTTCACCCCCACCGACCACTGCCGCCCAACCAGATCGCCAACCAGCGATGAACGTTGAAAATACCAGCAGAGTGAATCAGGCCGCAGTGAGTTCAGTGAATACTGAGCAGAAACCCAACACAAACAGCTCCACTGACTCCACGCAAACAGTCTTGTAG
- the notchl gene encoding neurogenic locus notch homolog protein 1 isoform X2: MNMLSLRMFVLLGLSCTSQAAGSSDPWDQCRENNCKEKFGDGTCNRECMESRCLRDGFDCLKNRGHCNPGHTQYCRAYYASNRCDQGCNNAACGWDGSDCFREQSPLWAKGTLLLHTKIPKQNLSLAVTPLLWTLSVILQSPLKLRGNISLAASLNLFDIYPQKFADMLAHSSPTDSNGSLLFLQVDNRPCSRSPSTCFPYATEAGSFLRAMIMTKPSTFPMLQELQVIISIRGVQEEIGTREEQVEVEEQTPAWIWAVAAIAVGLLILIPLVVFLVMRKMRLQRSENNGSVRVRHRSKVANDDDSSKSKAWMQHTPHQEQRVRYSREKDKISLRKKKKYKEAEKKRRREPLGEDAIRMRPMKRDQEPGSDTDFTQSSMEDINIMCSRRLEDPSICDHRTADQRHFRPGAAQTRRPIQPPPRGWERNAMPPPLLSPPQQSAEWCGPDGSVVLIRAVRSGLDRVVLELLQAGVPVNNTDHTGRSALHWACSVNHLSLARTLIRYGAAVDLQDNKGETALFLSSLHGCYDTSRLLLLHGANLELHDRRGRRPIDVAREAMHHQVLELLLAHQIQRGPVPVNTASDVMWEERALMYSPWVSSQGLPGRSASFSGMIAHRDMTSPPQNDWSMGRMQYPPPQNWRPQLNQSATALVPPRVMGRSPRPISTLQEVTSEDEDRDRHHENPRATTPHFLSPQPAPRQRSFSCTQHALQRRSSALQPEPNYLIVTDRTANEPIERVVVSPPPTTAAQPDRQPAMNVENTSRVNQAAVSSVNTEQKPNTNSSTDSTQTVL, from the exons CAGCTGGGTCCAGTGATCCATGGGACCAGTGTCGCGAGAACAATTGCAAGGAGAAGTTCGGAGATGGGACATGTAACCGAGAATGCATGGAGTCACGTTGCCTTCGAGACGGATTTGACTGCCTGAAGAATCGTGGTCACTGCAA TCCGGGACACACTCAGTACTGTCGAGCTTATTATGCCAGCAATCGCTGTGACCAGGGCTGCAACAACGCTGCCTGTGGATGGGATGGAAGTGACTGCTTCAGAGAGCAGAGCCCTCTGTGGGCTAAAGGCACATTGCTTCTTCACACCAAAATCCCAAAACAAAATCTCTCCCTTGCTGTCACTCCTCTACTCTGGACCCTCAGCGTCATCCTGCAGTCACCCCTGAAACTGAGGGGAAACATTTCCCTTGCAGCAAGCTTGAACTTGTTTGATATTTACCCTCAGAAGTTTGCTGACATGCTGGCTCACTCTTCACCAACAGATTCTAATGG TTCCCTCCTGTTCCTACAAGTCGACAACAGGCCTTGCTCCAGGTCACCTTCTACCTGTTTCCCGTACGCTACTGAAGCCGGCAGTTTCCTACGTGCCATGATAATGACAAAGCCTTCAACGTTCCCAATGCTGCAGGAGCTGCAAGTCATTATCAGCATCAGAGGTGTCCAAGAGGAAATAGGAACCAGAGAGGAACAAGTGGAAGTTGAAG AGCAAACCCCTGCCTGGATTTGGGCTGTAGCTGCCATTGCAGTTGGACTTCTGATTTTGATTCCTCTGGTGGTCTTTCTGGTGATGAGGAAGATGAGATTGCAGCGATCAGAGAACAACGGCAGTGTTAGGGTGAGACATCGGTCTAAAGTTGCTAACGATGATGACAGCAGCAAATCCAAGGCCTGGATGCAACACACACCACACCAAGAGCAACGAGTTCGATATAGCAGAGAAAAGGATAAAATTAGCCTtcggaagaaaaagaaatacaaggaagcagagaaaaagaggaggagggaacCGTTAGGGGAGGATGCCATTCGAATGCG GCCTATGAAAAGGGATCAAGAGCCAGGAAGTGACACAGATTTTACCCAAAGCTCAATGGAGGACATCAACATAATGTGCTCCAGGCGACTGGAGGACCCATCCATCTGTGACCACAGGACCGCGGACCAGAGACACTTTCGGCCTGGAGCTGCTCAAACCCGCAGGCCAATACAAC CTCCACCTAGAGGATGGGAAAGGAATGCCATGCCTCCTCCTTTGCTCAGTCCCCCCCAGCAG TCAGCAGAGTGGTGTGGTCCCGATGGGtctgtggttctgatccgaGCTGTGCGCAGTGGGCTGGACAGAGTGGTTCTGGAACTGTTGCAAGCTGGAGTTCCAGTAAACAACACAGATCATACTG GGAGATCAGCCCTACATTGGGCATGCTCAGTAAATCACCTCTCCCTAGCAAGGACCCTCATTCGCTATGGAGCTGCTGTGGACCTTCAAGACAACAAG ggTGAGACAGcgctcttcctctcctccctccatgGCTGTTATGACACTTCCAGGCTTCTCCTGCTTCATGGTGCCAACCTGGAGCTGCATGACCGGAGGGGCCGTCGTCCAATCGATGTGGCCAGAGAGGCCATGCACCATCAGGTCCTGGAGCTCTTGCTGGCTCACCAGATCCAGAGAGGGCCTGTTCCTGTTAACACGGCCAGCGATGTGATGTGGGAGGAGCGTGCTCTAATGTACTCGCCCTGGGTCAGTTCTCAGGGTCTCCCTGGAAGAAGCGCCTCATTCTCTGGGATGATAGCCCATCGAGACATGACCTCACCACCTCAGAA TGATTGGTCAATGGGCCGAATGCAGTACCCACCGCCCCAGAACTGGAGACCCCAGCTCAATCAATCAGCCACGGCACTCGTTCCTCCAAGAGTCATGGGTCGTTCCCCTCGGCCAATCAGTACCTTACAGGAGGTGACATCAGAAGACGAGGATCGTGACAGGCATCACGAAAACCCCCGAGCCACTACACCTCACTTCCTCTCTCCCCAGCCAGCCCCTCGGCAGCGCTCTTTCTCTTGTACCCAGCATGCACTGCAGCGCCGCTCCAGCGCTCTCCAGCCTGAGCCGAATTACCTCATTGTGACAGACAGAACAGCCAATGAGCCCATTGAAAGGGTGGTGGTTTCACCCCCACCGACCACTGCCGCCCAACCAGATCGCCAACCAGCGATGAACGTTGAAAATACCAGCAGAGTGAATCAGGCCGCAGTGAGTTCAGTGAATACTGAGCAGAAACCCAACACAAACAGCTCCACTGACTCCACGCAAACAGTCTTGTAG
- the notchl gene encoding neurogenic locus notch homolog protein 1 isoform X4 has translation MESRCLRDGFDCLKNRGHCNPGHTQYCRAYYASNRCDQGCNNAACGWDGSDCFREQSPLWAKGTLLLHTKIPKQNLSLAVTPLLWTLSVILQSPLKLRGNISLAASLNLFDIYPQKFADMLAHSSPTDSNGSLLFLQVDNRPCSRSPSTCFPYATEAGSFLRAMIMTKPSTFPMLQELQVIISIRGVQEEIGTREEQVEVEEQTPAWIWAVAAIAVGLLILIPLVVFLVMRKMRLQRSENNGSVRVRHRSKVANDDDSSKSKAWMQHTPHQEQRVRYSREKDKISLRKKKKYKEAEKKRRREPLGEDAIRMRPMKRDQEPGSDTDFTQSSMEDINIMCSRRLEDPSICDHRTADQRHFRPGAAQTRRPIQPPPRGWERNAMPPPLLSPPQQSAEWCGPDGSVVLIRAVRSGLDRVVLELLQAGVPVNNTDHTGRSALHWACSVNHLSLARTLIRYGAAVDLQDNKGETALFLSSLHGCYDTSRLLLLHGANLELHDRRGRRPIDVAREAMHHQVLELLLAHQIQRGPVPVNTASDVMWEERALMYSPWVSSQGLPGRSASFSGMIAHRDMTSPPQNDWSMGRMQYPPPQNWRPQLNQSATALVPPRVMGRSPRPISTLQEVTSEDEDRDRHHENPRATTPHFLSPQPAPRQRSFSCTQHALQRRSSALQPEPNYLIVTDRTANEPIERVVVSPPPTTAAQPDRQPAMNVENTSRVNQAAVSSVNTEQKPNTNSSTDSTQTVL, from the exons ATGGAGTCACGTTGCCTTCGAGACGGATTTGACTGCCTGAAGAATCGTGGTCACTGCAA TCCGGGACACACTCAGTACTGTCGAGCTTATTATGCCAGCAATCGCTGTGACCAGGGCTGCAACAACGCTGCCTGTGGATGGGATGGAAGTGACTGCTTCAGAGAGCAGAGCCCTCTGTGGGCTAAAGGCACATTGCTTCTTCACACCAAAATCCCAAAACAAAATCTCTCCCTTGCTGTCACTCCTCTACTCTGGACCCTCAGCGTCATCCTGCAGTCACCCCTGAAACTGAGGGGAAACATTTCCCTTGCAGCAAGCTTGAACTTGTTTGATATTTACCCTCAGAAGTTTGCTGACATGCTGGCTCACTCTTCACCAACAGATTCTAATGG TTCCCTCCTGTTCCTACAAGTCGACAACAGGCCTTGCTCCAGGTCACCTTCTACCTGTTTCCCGTACGCTACTGAAGCCGGCAGTTTCCTACGTGCCATGATAATGACAAAGCCTTCAACGTTCCCAATGCTGCAGGAGCTGCAAGTCATTATCAGCATCAGAGGTGTCCAAGAGGAAATAGGAACCAGAGAGGAACAAGTGGAAGTTGAAG AGCAAACCCCTGCCTGGATTTGGGCTGTAGCTGCCATTGCAGTTGGACTTCTGATTTTGATTCCTCTGGTGGTCTTTCTGGTGATGAGGAAGATGAGATTGCAGCGATCAGAGAACAACGGCAGTGTTAGGGTGAGACATCGGTCTAAAGTTGCTAACGATGATGACAGCAGCAAATCCAAGGCCTGGATGCAACACACACCACACCAAGAGCAACGAGTTCGATATAGCAGAGAAAAGGATAAAATTAGCCTtcggaagaaaaagaaatacaaggaagcagagaaaaagaggaggagggaacCGTTAGGGGAGGATGCCATTCGAATGCG GCCTATGAAAAGGGATCAAGAGCCAGGAAGTGACACAGATTTTACCCAAAGCTCAATGGAGGACATCAACATAATGTGCTCCAGGCGACTGGAGGACCCATCCATCTGTGACCACAGGACCGCGGACCAGAGACACTTTCGGCCTGGAGCTGCTCAAACCCGCAGGCCAATACAAC CTCCACCTAGAGGATGGGAAAGGAATGCCATGCCTCCTCCTTTGCTCAGTCCCCCCCAGCAG TCAGCAGAGTGGTGTGGTCCCGATGGGtctgtggttctgatccgaGCTGTGCGCAGTGGGCTGGACAGAGTGGTTCTGGAACTGTTGCAAGCTGGAGTTCCAGTAAACAACACAGATCATACTG GGAGATCAGCCCTACATTGGGCATGCTCAGTAAATCACCTCTCCCTAGCAAGGACCCTCATTCGCTATGGAGCTGCTGTGGACCTTCAAGACAACAAG ggTGAGACAGcgctcttcctctcctccctccatgGCTGTTATGACACTTCCAGGCTTCTCCTGCTTCATGGTGCCAACCTGGAGCTGCATGACCGGAGGGGCCGTCGTCCAATCGATGTGGCCAGAGAGGCCATGCACCATCAGGTCCTGGAGCTCTTGCTGGCTCACCAGATCCAGAGAGGGCCTGTTCCTGTTAACACGGCCAGCGATGTGATGTGGGAGGAGCGTGCTCTAATGTACTCGCCCTGGGTCAGTTCTCAGGGTCTCCCTGGAAGAAGCGCCTCATTCTCTGGGATGATAGCCCATCGAGACATGACCTCACCACCTCAGAA TGATTGGTCAATGGGCCGAATGCAGTACCCACCGCCCCAGAACTGGAGACCCCAGCTCAATCAATCAGCCACGGCACTCGTTCCTCCAAGAGTCATGGGTCGTTCCCCTCGGCCAATCAGTACCTTACAGGAGGTGACATCAGAAGACGAGGATCGTGACAGGCATCACGAAAACCCCCGAGCCACTACACCTCACTTCCTCTCTCCCCAGCCAGCCCCTCGGCAGCGCTCTTTCTCTTGTACCCAGCATGCACTGCAGCGCCGCTCCAGCGCTCTCCAGCCTGAGCCGAATTACCTCATTGTGACAGACAGAACAGCCAATGAGCCCATTGAAAGGGTGGTGGTTTCACCCCCACCGACCACTGCCGCCCAACCAGATCGCCAACCAGCGATGAACGTTGAAAATACCAGCAGAGTGAATCAGGCCGCAGTGAGTTCAGTGAATACTGAGCAGAAACCCAACACAAACAGCTCCACTGACTCCACGCAAACAGTCTTGTAG